A single Hemitrygon akajei unplaced genomic scaffold, sHemAka1.3 Scf000094, whole genome shotgun sequence DNA region contains:
- the LOC140722947 gene encoding uncharacterized protein isoform X1, with amino-acid sequence MLPVLLLVASLVSVEGLSKGPCWRYDVLCTTADYQFRRYNESVWVGIHISQVFFHGAETIPLYRYFKQQNSEGMEIQWTGQVLVSFTEHGRAAIYFMLPQELWDNPPTATDPRVFVTRLPKMDVFARKSRLFRFSDVGDFNRTLTAQNVHVNNSYFFVYSFFKKSVEFGHLSQGGTGLMMKRTILSVKRLLFHTQEHFPQLSVISFSDEIWFVSTGGFYCPAQ; translated from the exons ATGCTGCCTGTGCTTCTGCTTGTCGCCTCGCTGGTCAGCGTGGAAGGCTTGAGCAAAGG TCCTTGCTGGAGATATGATGTCCTCTGTACCACTGCGGATTATCAG TTCCGCCGTTACAATGAATCGGTCTGGGTTGGAATACACATCAGCCAGGTGTTCTTTCACGGAGCTGAAACGATACCGCTGTACCGCTATTTCAAACAGCAAAATTCGGAAG ggatggagatccaatggaCTGGACAAGTTCTCGTTTCATTCACCGAGCATGGAAGGGCTGCAATCTACTTCATGCTTCCCCAAGAGCTCTGGGACAATCCTCCAACAGCAACCGACCCACGA GTGTTCGTCACTCGTTTACCAAAGATGGATGTGTTCGCCAGGAAAAGCCGTCTGTTTCGCTTTTCCGACGTAGGTGATTTCAACCGCACGCTCACTGCGCAGAATGTCCATGTCAACAATTCCTACTTCTTCGTGTATTCCTTCTTCAA GAAGTCAGTGGAGTTCGGACATTTGTCGCAAGG tGGGACCGGTTTAATGATGAAGAGAACAATACTTTCAGTAAAGAGACTGCTCTTCCACACTCAGGAACATTTTCCTCAACTCTCTGTTATATCTTTCAGTGATGAGATATGGTTCGTTTCCACCGGCGGATTCTACTGCCCCGCCCAGTGA
- the LOC140722947 gene encoding uncharacterized protein isoform X2 — MLPVLLLVASLVSVEGLSKGPCWRYDVLCTTADYQFRRYNESVWVGIHISQVFFHGAETIPLYRYFKQQNSEGMEIQWTGQVLVSFTEHGRAAIYFMLPQELWDNPPTATDPRVFVTRLPKMDVFARKSRLFRFSDVGDFNRTLTAQNVHVNNSYFFVYSFFKKSVEFGHLSQGDEIWFVSTGGFYCPAQ, encoded by the exons ATGCTGCCTGTGCTTCTGCTTGTCGCCTCGCTGGTCAGCGTGGAAGGCTTGAGCAAAGG TCCTTGCTGGAGATATGATGTCCTCTGTACCACTGCGGATTATCAG TTCCGCCGTTACAATGAATCGGTCTGGGTTGGAATACACATCAGCCAGGTGTTCTTTCACGGAGCTGAAACGATACCGCTGTACCGCTATTTCAAACAGCAAAATTCGGAAG ggatggagatccaatggaCTGGACAAGTTCTCGTTTCATTCACCGAGCATGGAAGGGCTGCAATCTACTTCATGCTTCCCCAAGAGCTCTGGGACAATCCTCCAACAGCAACCGACCCACGA GTGTTCGTCACTCGTTTACCAAAGATGGATGTGTTCGCCAGGAAAAGCCGTCTGTTTCGCTTTTCCGACGTAGGTGATTTCAACCGCACGCTCACTGCGCAGAATGTCCATGTCAACAATTCCTACTTCTTCGTGTATTCCTTCTTCAA GAAGTCAGTGGAGTTCGGACATTTGTCGCAAGG TGATGAGATATGGTTCGTTTCCACCGGCGGATTCTACTGCCCCGCCCAGTGA